The following DNA comes from Mycobacterium sp. MS1601.
GGCCGCCCTGCATTGGAGCGCTGCGACTCCATCGGAAGAACAGTCCGCGCTCGAACTGCTGGGGCGGCTGCGCTATCACTGGTTGTCCAACGGTCGTCAGGTAGAAGGCAGGATGCGCATCGAAGCCATGCTGGAGGCCGTATCGTCGCCATCAGCCGCGCGGGGAACGGATCTGGTCGATCTTCGCCAAGAAGCGTGGACTCAACCGCCGATCCGGACCTCCCGTCCATGACGACCTCGTGCAGCGTCAGTTCAGCGCCCACGCTCCCAACCAGGTCTGGCTGGCCGACATCACCGAGCGTCGCACCGACGAAGGCAAGCTCTACCTCTGCGCCCTCAAAGACGTCTACTCCAACCGGTTTGTCGGCTACTCGATCGACTCCCGAATGAAGTCTTCGTTGGCCGTGGCGGCCCTGGATCACGCTGTGGCGCTGCCCTCACCGGTCGCGACCATGGAGTCGTTCTTCGCCCTTTTGCAACGCAACGTCCTGGACCGGCGACGCTGGACAACCCGAGCCGAACTCCGTCACGGAACGACGACCTACCCGCGGCTTGACAACTGTTCCCATTGCTGAAGAAAACGGGACAGCCGCTGGCGGATTACGCGGGTATAGCTGCCAGATCGTGGAGGTCTCTGCACCACCGTCCTACCGGTCGATCATCGCGAAGTGCGGAGAACTGGCAGCTGCAGATAGGACGCATGTGATCCGCCGGTGTGGATCACATGTTGTCCGGTGTTGTTCGCTATGTACTCCGGCGTGCCGGGCATCCACGGACCGAACAGGTTTCGGGAGCTGACGATTAGTCGGAGTTGTTCACCGGCCAGGAAGTGCAGTCCTATCGGGGCGAGTTCTAGCTCGATCTCTGCGATTTCACCGGGCGTCAGGTTCTCGGTCCGATCGAAGGTGTGGACCGGGATGTCCTCGGTGGTCGAGTCCGGGTCGAGATGGCGCATGGAGACCCGCAGCCGGCCGTCGCTTCCCTTATAACGCAGGATCGAGCCGCCGCGCTCAGTGACATCGTGAACTCGTGCCCCGCGGTTGGGAACGGTGAAGGCCTGCAACGGAGTTCCATGTTCGTCGAGCTTCTGCACGAAGACGAACAGATCCATGTCGTCGGCGCCATCGGCCTGAACCCAGAGCCGCGCTTTAGGGTATCCGACGAGCTGCGTTTCCTGCCTGAATGGAAGGAGGAACGAGGCCCATGCGGTGAGGGCGCTGGTGTCATAGGTCACCGGAACCTCGGTCGTCGGCACGTTCTCGACCAGTCCACGTCCGGCGCCGTCGAGGTAGTACTTCACCGAGGTCGCCGAGACCGGCGGGAAGCGGTCTGAGGCGATGTTCACCTGGTCTCCGCCAGCGAGGTTGAGAATGGAGTAGCGCACCCGCGGCGTTTGATCCCATCCGTTGTCCTCGCCTCTGAGGAAGTGGTCGAAGAACCGTCGCAGGTCGTCTCGGTTTGCCTCGTCGTAGTAGTCGGGCCATTCCTGGCTGTTGTGGATGCGCAACCACTTCTGTTCGGAGGCGATTTCCCGCCATGCTCGGAACGTGCCGAGTGTGTGCAGCGAATTGGAGTAGCTGGCCACGATGTAGGCCGGGACGGTGATGTCTTCGAGGCGGGCCCGCTTGTTCTCCCACAGCTCGTTCATCAGCGGGTAACGTGCGACTTCG
Coding sequences within:
- a CDS encoding CocE/NonD family hydrolase, which gives rise to MSGFCPGTQILPAGHRVAPQFMALPVDIQLDKDVAVTLRDGVTIFVDVYRPVGAEKVPVIVAWSPYGKGEGSAPAATGVFGLVGLDDAIVSGLHKFEGPDPAFWCAQGYAICNPDMRGVCDSEGDSVLWDRQEGRDGYDLIEWLGVQDWCNGKVAMSGTSYLAASQWFTAAERPPHLAAINPWEGVSDTYRDLCFRGGMPDAGFAQMLQEGSFWGKGRQEDIMAEVARYPLMNELWENKRARLEDITVPAYIVASYSNSLHTLGTFRAWREIASEQKWLRIHNSQEWPDYYDEANRDDLRRFFDHFLRGEDNGWDQTPRVRYSILNLAGGDQVNIASDRFPPVSATSVKYYLDGAGRGLVENVPTTEVPVTYDTSALTAWASFLLPFRQETQLVGYPKARLWVQADGADDMDLFVFVQKLDEHGTPLQAFTVPNRGARVHDVTERGGSILRYKGSDGRLRVSMRHLDPDSTTEDIPVHTFDRTENLTPGEIAEIELELAPIGLHFLAGEQLRLIVSSRNLFGPWMPGTPEYIANNTGQHVIHTGGSHASYLQLPVLRTSR